From the genome of Glycine max cultivar Williams 82 chromosome 2, Glycine_max_v4.0, whole genome shotgun sequence, one region includes:
- the LOC100784687 gene encoding remorin 4.2 yields the protein MLNDQTPSTSHGTEQHHNESAENEPQIREIYALTPPPRREPNFETHTHSHSHDSSSVSIEGGSSENFSMSREFSALVLAGSSIENNITTPSQMSLNTMHGNEEGVNSYTNSNNNYNNNNNINNNSYNNLGRIGEDEMLMMEETNPLAIVADINPLEAVSSSSPPRRGGGTSSGSGGALNEVTVQRVRKEEVEAKISAWQNAKVAKINNRFKREDAVINGWENEQVQKASSWMKKVERKLEEKRARALEKMQNDVAKAHRKAEERRASAEAKRGTKVARVLEIANLMRAVGRAPTKRSFF from the exons ATGTTGAATGATCAAACACCTTCCACAAGCCATGGCACAGAGCAACACCACAATGAGAGTGCAGAAAACGAACCACAAATCAGAGAAATCTACGCCTTAACTCCACCCCCAAGAAGAGAACCAAACtttgaaacacacacacatagccACAGCCACGACTCATCTTCTGTGTCCATAGAAGGTGGTTCCAGCGAGAACTTCAGCATGAGTAGAGAATTCAGTGCCCTCGTTCTAGCAGGCTCAAGCATCGAAAACAACATCACCACCCCAAGTCAAATGAGCTTGAACACGATGCATggcaatgaagaaggtgttaatAGTTACACTAACAGCAACAAcaattataataacaataacaatattaataataatagctACAACAACTTGGGGAGGATTGGAGAGGATGAGATGTTGATGATGGAGGAGACTAACCCTTTGGCGATTGTGGCGGACATCAACCCTTTGGAGGCGGTTTCGTCGTCGTCCCCTCCGAGGCGTGGTGGAGGGACTTCTTCTGGTTCAGGTGGTGCTCTTAATGAGGTGACAGTGCAGAGAGTGAGGAAGGAGGAGGTTGAGGCAAAGATATCGGCGTGGCAGAACGCCAAGGTTGCTAAGATCAACAACAGGTTCAAGAGGGAAGATGCTGTTATCAATGGGTGGGAGAATGAGCAGGTTCAGAAAGCATCTTCATGGATGAAGAAAGTTGAG AGGAAGCTGGAAGAGAAAAGAGCAAGAGCACTGGAGAAAATGCAAAATGATGTAGCAAAAGCCCATAGAAAAGCTGAGGAGAGGAGGGCATCAGCAGAGGCTAAAAGGGGAACTAAAGTAGCCAGGGTTCTGGAGATTGCCAACCTCATGAGAGCAGTTGGAAGAGCACCTACTAAAAGatctttcttttaa